Proteins from one Prosthecobacter sp. genomic window:
- a CDS encoding DUF1592 domain-containing protein, with protein sequence MLDRHLFTCFVTVLTLAPHGAWAAALDPKVQSYLETHCLKCHDADVQKGDFRIDNLSPKIGFEDTPQWLELMERINSGEMPPKKEKVKPTAEESAKTVEWISARMKEGESARMAARGRVSYNRLTRDEYVNTVCDLLGVQYDANDPGAFLEDPEWHGFERIGSVLTLSPSNIEKYLAAAETVLNEAYPEIPDKKPAKPPTPFGGSKPVLYEEQISEHHRERLRELGLLDKVRYDCWPGDIFRYSALRDPLPEAGVYEISYTLSGLKPKNGRAPRLKVYESKLDRVLFEQDIVAAEDKPVTVTFRAHLPKGRPNIEVYNDVPGPSNLPRSGRHQSGVPFVSIKDGRLPWQIKLTDEQGNARYPFLILDSISWKGPIITEEEQSVRAAYMPATEDMDEIRSCFTKLAQKAFRRPVNPEEIDGFVGIVKSELAAGEKFREAVKAGMASILCAKSFLFLTEGDPNAKRHMLNDWELASRLSYLLWSTMPDAALLSLAENGKLHDKAELSKQVARMLADPRATQFTDSFANQWLRLRKVGMFPPDKKIYPDYDDHLEQSMIRETQTFFREVVQSGHTLRDLLKSDWSMMNARLADFYGLTDAKVAGDEFVKVSLTAESHRGGLLTQASVLSLTSDGTRHRPVHRGVWVMESIFGKSPPPPPANVDPIATNPAAPKATLRQKLEAHIHDENCAACHAKIDPLGLAFENYDAIGRWRTEEVTDGIGANPKVSAVGKLPDGRAYQTADEFKNLLLADLDRFNVTFIEKLATYGLRRSMSFDDHSELKAIAAASKSKDYRVRDIVEAFVCSNLFQKR encoded by the coding sequence ATGCTGGACCGCCACCTCTTCACCTGCTTTGTCACCGTTCTCACGCTTGCTCCTCATGGAGCGTGGGCCGCCGCGCTCGACCCGAAGGTGCAGTCCTATTTGGAAACGCACTGTCTCAAATGCCACGACGCGGATGTGCAGAAGGGTGACTTCCGCATTGATAATCTCTCTCCCAAGATCGGATTCGAGGACACACCGCAGTGGCTGGAACTGATGGAGCGCATCAACTCCGGCGAGATGCCGCCGAAGAAGGAGAAAGTGAAGCCTACGGCGGAAGAGAGCGCAAAAACGGTCGAGTGGATTTCCGCGCGGATGAAGGAGGGCGAATCAGCCCGCATGGCGGCGCGTGGGCGCGTGAGCTACAACCGTCTGACGCGAGACGAGTATGTGAACACGGTGTGTGATCTCCTCGGCGTGCAGTATGATGCGAATGATCCCGGCGCCTTCCTCGAAGACCCGGAATGGCATGGCTTTGAGCGCATCGGCTCGGTTTTGACGCTTTCGCCCTCGAACATTGAGAAATACCTCGCCGCCGCCGAGACGGTGCTGAACGAGGCTTACCCGGAAATCCCGGACAAAAAGCCTGCCAAGCCGCCCACTCCGTTCGGTGGCAGCAAGCCCGTTCTCTACGAGGAGCAGATTAGCGAGCACCATCGCGAGCGCCTGCGCGAACTCGGCCTGCTGGACAAAGTGCGCTACGACTGCTGGCCGGGCGACATCTTCCGTTACTCCGCGCTGCGTGATCCGCTGCCCGAAGCCGGTGTTTATGAAATCAGCTACACGCTCAGCGGTTTGAAGCCGAAGAACGGCCGCGCACCGCGATTGAAGGTCTATGAGTCGAAACTCGACCGCGTGCTCTTCGAGCAGGACATCGTCGCGGCGGAGGACAAGCCGGTCACGGTGACCTTCCGCGCGCATTTGCCCAAAGGCAGGCCGAACATCGAGGTCTATAATGACGTGCCCGGTCCTTCAAACCTGCCGCGCTCCGGCCGCCATCAGAGCGGCGTGCCGTTTGTGAGCATCAAAGACGGCCGCCTGCCGTGGCAGATCAAGCTCACCGACGAGCAAGGCAATGCGCGTTATCCTTTCCTCATTCTCGACTCCATCTCGTGGAAGGGGCCGATCATCACGGAAGAAGAACAAAGCGTCCGCGCCGCCTACATGCCCGCCACGGAGGACATGGACGAGATTCGTTCCTGTTTCACCAAGCTCGCGCAGAAGGCCTTCCGCCGGCCGGTGAATCCCGAGGAGATCGACGGCTTCGTCGGCATCGTGAAGTCGGAACTGGCCGCGGGTGAAAAATTCCGCGAGGCGGTGAAGGCCGGCATGGCATCCATTTTGTGCGCGAAGAGTTTCCTCTTTCTCACCGAGGGCGATCCGAATGCCAAGCGCCACATGCTGAACGATTGGGAGCTGGCCTCCCGCCTTTCCTACCTGCTCTGGAGCACGATGCCGGACGCGGCGCTTCTGTCTTTGGCTGAAAACGGCAAGCTGCACGACAAGGCCGAGCTTTCCAAACAGGTCGCCCGCATGCTGGCCGATCCGCGCGCCACGCAATTCACCGATTCCTTCGCCAATCAATGGCTGCGCCTGCGTAAAGTCGGCATGTTCCCGCCGGACAAGAAAATCTACCCTGACTACGACGATCATCTGGAGCAGAGCATGATCCGCGAGACGCAGACCTTCTTCCGCGAAGTGGTGCAGAGCGGCCACACGCTGCGCGATCTGCTCAAATCAGACTGGAGCATGATGAACGCCCGCCTCGCCGACTTTTACGGCCTCACCGATGCCAAGGTGGCAGGCGATGAGTTCGTCAAAGTCTCGCTAACTGCCGAAAGCCATCGCGGCGGTCTGCTCACACAGGCGTCAGTTCTTTCGCTCACCAGCGACGGCACGCGGCATCGCCCGGTGCATCGCGGTGTGTGGGTGATGGAATCCATCTTTGGCAAATCACCGCCACCGCCGCCCGCGAACGTCGATCCCATCGCCACGAATCCCGCCGCGCCGAAGGCCACGCTGCGCCAGAAACTAGAAGCGCACATCCACGATGAAAACTGCGCCGCCTGCCATGCGAAGATCGACCCGCTCGGCCTCGCTTTTGAAAACTACGACGCCATCGGCCGCTGGCGCACCGAAGAAGTCACCGATGGCATCGGCGCGAATCCAAAAGTCAGCGCTGTGGGCAAACTGCCCGACGGGCGCGCCTACCAGACTGCCGACGAATTCAAAAACCTCCTCCTCGCCGATCTCGACCGTTTCAACGTCACCTTCATCGAAAAACTCGCCACCTACGGTCTCCGCCGCAGCATGTCCTTTGACGATCACAGCGAGCTGAAAGCCATCGCCGCGGCCAGCAAGTCGAAAGACTACCGCGTGAGAGACATCGTCGAGGCATTCGTTTGTTCCAACCTGTTCCAGAAGCGCTAA
- a CDS encoding SWIM zinc finger family protein has protein sequence MSWDYEEAQERKDRLEQEIAKRVKRGERLEALAVPSGSKKLCATFWGQAWCRNLESYQVYESRLPRGRSYLRQGKVYNLEIEPGKVCAEVAGAELYETSVIIQPLDAECWQEIVRKAAGQVGSMLDLLAGKLGDGLMKMLTDREDGLFPKPKEIRFNCSCPDFADMCKHVSAVLYGVGVLLDTKPELLFTLRGVDQADLLSNASNATITDLSANAGDLAGADLSALFGINLAAVEQPAEK, from the coding sequence ATGTCCTGGGACTACGAAGAGGCGCAGGAGCGCAAAGACCGGCTGGAGCAAGAAATCGCGAAGCGGGTGAAGCGTGGCGAGCGCTTGGAGGCGCTGGCGGTGCCGTCGGGGTCGAAGAAGCTGTGCGCGACGTTCTGGGGGCAGGCGTGGTGCCGTAATCTGGAATCGTATCAGGTTTATGAGTCGCGCTTGCCGCGTGGGCGGAGTTATTTGCGTCAGGGCAAGGTGTACAATCTGGAGATCGAGCCAGGCAAGGTGTGTGCCGAGGTGGCGGGGGCGGAGCTGTATGAGACGAGCGTGATCATTCAGCCGCTGGATGCTGAGTGCTGGCAGGAGATTGTGCGCAAAGCCGCCGGGCAGGTGGGCTCGATGCTGGACCTGCTGGCCGGGAAGCTCGGTGATGGCCTGATGAAGATGCTCACCGATCGAGAGGACGGTTTATTCCCGAAACCGAAGGAGATTCGCTTCAACTGCTCATGCCCCGACTTTGCCGATATGTGCAAGCATGTGTCCGCCGTGCTCTATGGCGTGGGCGTGTTGTTGGACACGAAGCCGGAACTATTGTTTACCTTGCGCGGGGTGGATCAAGCGGACCTGCTCTCGAATGCGAGCAACGCCACGATCACCGATTTGTCCGCCAATGCGGGTGATCTGGCTGGAGCTGATCTGTCGGCTTTGTTTGGCATCAATCTGGCTGCGGTGGAGCAGCCTGCGGAAAAATGA
- the lpxA gene encoding acyl-ACP--UDP-N-acetylglucosamine O-acyltransferase, translating to MIHPTALIDPRAQIDPTAAIGPYVVIDGAAEVGAGCKVEAHAQLVGHVVVGEGTWIGRGAVIGGEPQDLGFDPATESSVVLGKKNVIREHVTIHRGSKSGGVTRIGDENYLMATCHLAHDVALGDRNILANGVLLAGHIHVGSHTFLGGGAVFHQFLRIGDYCVVQGNGAFSKDIPHYCCGARLLNRITGLNVIGLRRQGFSAEDRGAIKELFQLLFCGGMNLSQAVERASAREWPEKARRLLEFVQAPSKKGICPVRRGRGDD from the coding sequence ATGATTCATCCCACTGCTTTGATCGACCCGCGTGCGCAAATCGACCCTACGGCCGCAATTGGGCCGTACGTTGTGATCGACGGCGCGGCCGAGGTCGGCGCGGGTTGTAAAGTCGAGGCGCATGCGCAGCTCGTGGGGCATGTGGTGGTGGGGGAGGGGACGTGGATCGGGCGTGGGGCGGTGATCGGCGGGGAACCGCAGGATCTGGGGTTTGATCCCGCCACGGAGAGCAGCGTGGTTTTGGGCAAAAAGAATGTGATTCGCGAGCATGTGACGATTCATCGCGGCAGCAAGTCGGGAGGGGTGACGCGTATTGGCGATGAGAATTACCTCATGGCGACCTGTCACCTGGCGCATGACGTGGCGCTGGGGGACCGGAACATCCTGGCGAATGGCGTTTTGCTGGCCGGACATATTCATGTGGGGAGTCACACGTTCCTCGGCGGCGGGGCGGTGTTTCACCAGTTCCTGCGCATCGGGGATTACTGCGTGGTGCAGGGAAATGGAGCGTTCAGCAAGGACATACCGCACTACTGCTGCGGTGCGAGGCTTCTGAACCGGATCACGGGATTGAATGTGATCGGGTTGCGTCGCCAGGGGTTTAGCGCGGAGGACCGGGGGGCGATCAAGGAACTGTTTCAACTGCTGTTTTGCGGCGGGATGAACCTGAGTCAGGCGGTGGAACGGGCGTCGGCGAGGGAATGGCCCGAAAAGGCCCGGCGGCTGCTGGAATTCGTGCAGGCACCGAGCAAAAAAGGCATTTGCCCTGTGCGCCGTGGCCGGGGGGATGATTAA
- the lptD gene encoding LPS assembly protein LptD — MNFPRFCVTAFVCVLAAAGTAGGQSLLDSLTTDLNIRGLTTTMDPETGIVTVTGDVNIVYGDVEIRSGSAQYNQTTGEVIARDGVTIWRAGTIYRGDSITYNSITGEMSGQNVISGMPAGSGMFIYKAEDFKSKSKLENQIEATGVTLTSHDIQNPNFRLGAKDLTVIPGESAVLHNVKVYGGDTPFFYLPKFSQSLQSEVGYRISPGYQSRWGAFLLTQYSFIHGDHTLAKYKFDLRSKRGVGGGVDFISLRHMQNQQNFGTLKLYAVGDSSSSTNVSGGIRYPVNEKRYRVNFQHRIYLPGPDVSTWYLDFDLNKISDIHFYEDFFFNDFRTNREPDNLISLVHTNEAYVATLMAKFKMNNFYRTTTRLPEISVDFTRRPLWHSGIFHQGTISAGLYNEVVGKQEQAELLRLQTLGLGGLPGVFGDPLGTATASYLSLVGRPRDVGLTAADVTQGLGVISSRLQEPDFARFHTYHELLYPKTYMGWLNVTPRIGAGVTSYSSIDGSITGLQNFTRGIVHLGLDVSFKLTKTWSDMQVESLGINGLRHVFQPYLNYSYLDAKQDAGLPAIDRLSPTTRPRSIDVSLFTAVDSLRSWNVARLGFRNLLQTKRDYITSSGYGSFLETPEGGDSQTYTLAGMNTYVDVFAKDPEFGRDISNFYNEIFWRPVPWITVKSDLQLPISSGIGSFTEINNSIIWLPSRYTSLEFGHQFISDHPFFRDSSLVYTRFFARLTENYGFNMNHIYEADDGTLEFQSYNLSRDLSSWVASIGLMARDNRNGASDIGILLTFSLKDFPQFNFDLDIDPNPTGRGGKQ; from the coding sequence ATGAACTTTCCCAGATTTTGCGTGACGGCCTTTGTTTGCGTCCTGGCGGCAGCCGGGACGGCGGGCGGGCAATCCCTCCTCGACAGTCTCACGACTGATCTGAACATTCGCGGCCTGACGACCACGATGGACCCTGAAACAGGCATCGTCACCGTGACCGGAGACGTGAATATCGTGTATGGTGACGTTGAAATCCGCAGCGGCAGCGCCCAATACAACCAGACCACGGGCGAGGTGATCGCCCGAGATGGTGTGACGATCTGGCGTGCGGGAACGATTTATCGGGGGGATTCCATCACCTACAACTCCATCACGGGGGAGATGTCGGGTCAGAATGTGATTTCTGGCATGCCTGCTGGATCGGGCATGTTCATTTACAAGGCGGAGGATTTTAAATCAAAGAGCAAACTGGAGAACCAGATCGAAGCCACGGGAGTCACTCTCACTTCGCATGACATACAGAATCCAAATTTTCGTCTCGGAGCCAAGGACTTGACGGTCATCCCGGGTGAAAGCGCAGTCTTGCACAATGTGAAGGTTTATGGCGGGGACACGCCGTTTTTCTATCTGCCGAAGTTTTCGCAGTCCCTCCAGAGTGAGGTGGGCTACCGGATCAGTCCTGGTTATCAAAGCCGCTGGGGTGCCTTCCTGCTGACCCAGTATTCCTTCATCCACGGTGATCACACCCTGGCCAAGTACAAGTTTGACCTGCGCAGCAAGCGTGGCGTGGGCGGTGGCGTGGACTTCATTTCCCTGCGTCACATGCAGAACCAGCAGAACTTTGGCACGCTGAAGCTGTATGCGGTCGGTGACAGCTCTTCTTCAACGAATGTGTCAGGTGGCATACGCTACCCGGTGAATGAAAAGCGCTATCGGGTGAATTTTCAGCACCGCATATACCTCCCTGGCCCGGACGTGAGCACTTGGTATCTGGACTTCGACCTCAACAAGATCAGTGACATCCATTTTTACGAGGACTTCTTCTTCAACGACTTCCGCACCAATCGCGAGCCGGACAATCTGATATCCCTCGTTCATACCAACGAGGCCTACGTCGCCACCCTGATGGCGAAGTTCAAGATGAACAATTTCTACCGGACGACGACGCGTCTGCCTGAGATTTCCGTCGATTTTACCCGGAGGCCGCTGTGGCATTCGGGCATTTTCCATCAGGGCACCATCTCCGCCGGCCTTTACAACGAAGTGGTGGGCAAGCAGGAGCAGGCCGAACTGCTGCGGTTACAGACGCTTGGACTCGGTGGATTGCCGGGCGTGTTTGGCGATCCGCTGGGAACCGCCACCGCCTCTTATCTGAGCCTGGTTGGACGGCCAAGGGACGTCGGATTGACTGCGGCAGATGTCACACAAGGGCTGGGAGTTATTTCAAGCCGGCTGCAGGAACCGGACTTCGCCCGTTTTCACACATATCACGAATTGCTGTATCCCAAGACTTACATGGGCTGGCTGAATGTGACACCACGCATCGGCGCAGGCGTGACGAGCTATAGTAGCATTGATGGGAGCATCACCGGACTCCAGAATTTCACCCGTGGCATCGTTCATCTCGGTCTGGATGTCTCCTTCAAGCTCACCAAAACGTGGAGCGACATGCAGGTGGAATCTCTCGGCATCAACGGCCTCCGGCATGTGTTCCAGCCCTACCTGAACTACTCCTACCTGGATGCCAAACAAGACGCCGGACTGCCCGCCATCGACAGGCTTTCACCGACCACCCGGCCACGTTCGATCGACGTTTCTCTGTTCACCGCAGTGGACAGCCTGCGCTCATGGAATGTGGCACGCCTGGGCTTTCGCAATCTGTTGCAAACGAAGCGTGATTACATTACCAGCAGCGGCTATGGCAGCTTTCTCGAAACGCCCGAGGGTGGTGACAGCCAGACCTACACCCTGGCGGGCATGAACACCTATGTGGACGTGTTTGCCAAAGACCCGGAGTTTGGTCGAGACATCTCCAATTTCTACAATGAAATCTTCTGGCGGCCGGTGCCATGGATCACGGTGAAGTCCGATCTGCAACTACCCATCAGCAGCGGTATCGGCAGCTTTACCGAAATTAATAACAGCATAATCTGGCTGCCATCCAGATATACGTCCCTGGAGTTTGGGCACCAGTTCATCTCCGATCACCCGTTCTTCCGGGACAGCAGCCTGGTTTACACGCGGTTCTTCGCCCGGTTGACGGAAAATTACGGTTTCAACATGAACCACATCTACGAGGCGGACGACGGCACGCTGGAGTTCCAGAGCTACAATCTCTCACGTGACCTCAGCAGTTGGGTGGCCTCCATCGGCTTGATGGCCCGCGACAACCGCAACGGTGCCTCTGATATTGGCATCCTGCTCACCTTCTCACTCAAGGACTTCCCACAGTTCAATTTCGACCTGGACATCGACCCGAACCCCACCGGTCGCGGCGGCAAGCAGTAG
- a CDS encoding DUF1552 domain-containing protein, which yields MSNLNLNKWQISRRQMLRGLGASISLPLLDAMGLSPAASQAKRSVFLYIPNGVNTLTWQIQKAGADYEFTAPLKPLEKHRADITPISGLHHPMVIGKHHNCDKVWLTGANVPGDGGAFRNTVSADQLMAEVQGVSTRFSSLELAIEGHSLAWSKDGIQIPAERNTQQIFNMLFGVEKDSKETIRRRLSRRGSILDLVADDAKRVNHKLGREDQNKLDEYLTAVRQVEERTKRADEWLNIAKPQLAPGEISKLTRKLSIAEAGEYYRLFYDLMVMALRTDSTRVITCMIGSESHASGIPEIGISQTRHGLSHHNGDPEQLRRLTQTDTFLIEQFSYLLDQLKAQKEGDTSMLDTTQVLWGSGMAYGHSHGNANLPTIIAGGKALGYKHGTHVDFNLPKIAKYDVTNAQGHYQLCSRPIDSDARMSNLLLTMLQRADVKAESFQDSVGVVKQIVG from the coding sequence ATGAGCAATCTCAATCTTAACAAGTGGCAGATCAGCCGCCGCCAGATGCTGCGCGGACTTGGCGCATCCATTTCACTGCCGTTGCTCGATGCGATGGGGCTGTCTCCGGCGGCTTCACAGGCCAAGCGCAGCGTGTTTCTTTACATCCCGAACGGGGTGAACACACTGACGTGGCAGATTCAGAAGGCGGGCGCGGATTACGAGTTCACTGCGCCGCTCAAGCCGCTGGAAAAACATCGTGCGGACATCACGCCGATCAGCGGGCTGCATCATCCGATGGTCATCGGCAAGCACCACAACTGCGACAAGGTCTGGCTCACTGGCGCAAACGTGCCGGGCGATGGCGGTGCCTTCCGCAACACCGTCTCCGCCGACCAGCTCATGGCCGAGGTGCAGGGCGTCTCCACGCGCTTTTCCTCCCTCGAACTCGCCATCGAAGGGCACTCGCTCGCGTGGTCAAAGGACGGCATCCAGATTCCTGCGGAGCGGAACACGCAGCAGATTTTCAACATGCTCTTCGGCGTCGAAAAAGACAGCAAGGAGACCATCCGCCGCCGTCTCAGCCGCCGCGGCAGCATCCTTGACCTCGTCGCCGACGACGCGAAGCGTGTGAACCACAAGCTCGGCCGCGAAGACCAGAACAAGCTCGACGAATACCTCACCGCCGTCCGCCAGGTCGAGGAGCGCACCAAACGCGCCGACGAATGGCTGAACATCGCCAAACCGCAGCTCGCGCCCGGCGAGATCTCCAAACTCACGCGCAAGCTCAGCATCGCCGAAGCCGGTGAATACTACCGCCTGTTTTACGACCTCATGGTCATGGCCCTGCGCACCGACAGCACGCGCGTCATCACCTGCATGATCGGCAGCGAATCCCACGCCAGCGGCATCCCCGAGATCGGCATCTCGCAGACCCGCCACGGCCTGAGCCATCACAATGGCGACCCCGAGCAGCTCCGCCGCCTCACCCAAACGGACACCTTCCTCATCGAGCAGTTCAGCTACCTCCTCGATCAACTCAAAGCGCAAAAGGAGGGCGACACCTCCATGCTCGACACCACGCAAGTCCTCTGGGGCAGCGGCATGGCCTACGGCCACAGCCACGGCAACGCCAACCTGCCCACCATCATCGCCGGCGGCAAAGCCCTCGGCTACAAGCACGGCACCCACGTCGATTTCAACCTGCCCAAGATCGCGAAATACGACGTCACCAACGCCCAAGGCCACTACCAGCTCTGCAGCCGCCCCATCGACAGCGACGCCCGCATGAGCAACCTCCTCCTCACCATGCTTCAACGCGCCGATGTGAAAGCAGAGAGCTTCCAGGACAGCGTGGGCGTGGTGAAGCAAATCGTGGGGTGA